The Halobellus sp. MBLA0158 genome has a window encoding:
- a CDS encoding DUF7289 family protein produces MTDLVRRGPDPDPDRAQTAVVGVAILLGLTVLAVAGLSATAGSIVEDGAASATATRVADDLETALGPASGARTTTLALDSGSVRVVNRSVWVLGEDGVVWAGHAGAIVYADGGHRVTGFAGAVVHRDDRGRRLLAPSRLAPADDALYLGVPVLNASGADGVATGGHGLDVALRTDARARRIDLPPGRYRVGFETETPAAWERHLRERGATTTRRDVDGDGVSSVVAAFDGPRRVHLIVHDVRLRVAVGR; encoded by the coding sequence GTGACGGACCTCGTCCGGCGGGGGCCCGACCCCGACCCCGACCGGGCCCAGACGGCCGTCGTCGGCGTCGCGATCCTCCTCGGGCTCACCGTCCTCGCCGTCGCCGGCCTGTCGGCAACCGCGGGCTCGATCGTCGAGGACGGCGCCGCGTCGGCGACGGCGACCCGGGTCGCGGACGATCTCGAAACCGCGCTCGGGCCGGCGTCCGGCGCGCGGACGACGACGCTCGCGCTCGATTCCGGGTCCGTGCGCGTCGTGAACCGCTCGGTGTGGGTCCTCGGCGAAGACGGAGTCGTCTGGGCCGGCCACGCCGGGGCGATCGTCTACGCCGACGGCGGCCACCGCGTCACGGGCTTCGCCGGCGCTGTCGTCCACCGCGACGACCGCGGGCGCCGCCTCCTCGCGCCGAGTCGGCTCGCGCCCGCGGACGACGCGCTGTACCTCGGCGTCCCGGTGTTGAACGCCAGCGGCGCCGACGGCGTCGCCACCGGCGGCCACGGGCTCGACGTCGCGCTCCGGACCGACGCGCGGGCCCGCCGGATCGACCTGCCGCCCGGGCGCTACCGCGTCGGCTTCGAGACCGAGACCCCGGCCGCGTGGGAGCGCCACCTCCGCGAGCGCGGGGCGACGACGACTCGCCGCGACGTCGACGGCGACGGCGTCTCGAGCGTCGTCGCCGCGTTCGACGGGCCGCGGCGGGTCCACCTGATCGTCCACGACGTCCGGCTCCGGGTGGCGGTGGGCCGATGA
- a CDS encoding DUF7266 family protein, with the protein MSRRACGPGARSTTPAQCRGSGRDRGLSPVVGKTLELGVGVLFVALLTATFFGGLVPEYRTAVGAELGERATVAAAERVEAAVPGDRPVGVDRRVTVRLPPTIRGDPYRIVAVAADGGPALRLVHPDPAIGGRVRLAVRADASVSGSWTSTSPSRVLVSTTDRAEGTVSVRLVDAEADRSGDAP; encoded by the coding sequence ATGAGCCGGCGGGCTTGCGGACCGGGAGCGCGGTCGACGACACCAGCGCAGTGCCGCGGTTCCGGACGCGACCGCGGGCTCTCGCCGGTCGTCGGCAAGACGCTCGAACTTGGGGTCGGCGTGCTGTTCGTCGCGCTCCTGACGGCGACGTTCTTCGGCGGGCTCGTCCCGGAGTACCGCACCGCCGTCGGTGCCGAACTGGGCGAGCGGGCGACCGTGGCGGCCGCCGAGCGGGTCGAGGCTGCCGTTCCCGGGGACCGCCCGGTCGGCGTCGACCGCCGCGTGACCGTTCGACTCCCGCCGACGATCCGAGGCGACCCGTACCGAATCGTCGCCGTCGCCGCGGACGGCGGGCCCGCGCTCCGGCTCGTCCATCCCGACCCCGCGATCGGCGGGCGCGTCCGGCTCGCCGTTCGGGCCGACGCGTCGGTCTCCGGGTCGTGGACCAGCACGTCGCCCTCCCGGGTTCTGGTCTCGACGACCGACCGTGCGGAGGGGACGGTCTCGGTACGTCTCGTCGACGCCGAGGCGGACCGATCGGGGGACGCGCCGTGA